In Selenomonas sp. TAMA-11512, a genomic segment contains:
- a CDS encoding aldo/keto reductase: protein MAQYAEEKGIAMTPYSAFAAGRLSRPPGERTKRMEEDSYAKFKYDKTEEEDAKIITRVAELSRRHGVSMTTIALAWLLTRVTAPIAGVTKLSHIDAPIEAADFKLSPDELLYLEELYVPHALSGVMAQNRPEKRGETKVWTANSPKLS from the coding sequence ATGGCGCAATACGCGGAGGAAAAGGGCATCGCCATGACGCCGTACAGCGCGTTCGCGGCCGGCAGGCTTTCGCGGCCGCCCGGGGAGCGGACGAAGCGCATGGAAGAGGACAGCTACGCGAAGTTCAAGTACGACAAGACGGAGGAGGAGGATGCGAAGATCATCACCCGCGTGGCGGAGCTTTCCAGGCGCCACGGCGTCTCCATGACGACGATCGCCCTGGCGTGGCTCCTCACGAGGGTCACGGCGCCGATTGCCGGAGTGACAAAGCTCTCCCATATCGACGCGCCGATCGAGGCGGCGGATTTCAAGCTTTCGCCGGATGAGCTGCTCTATCTGGAGGAGCTGTATGTGCCGCACGCCCTGTCCGGCGTCATGGCGCAGAACCGTCCGGAAAAGCGCGGGGAAACGAAGGTCTGGACGGCAAACAGTCCGAAATTAAGCTGA
- a CDS encoding type II toxin-antitoxin system HicA family toxin → MPTKEMLLEKISRKPTPTNFTVRELDTLMKKCGCEKFQGGRGSGIGYFHTATKRILQFDGPHPGKELYRYQIRKVIQFLKDHNEL, encoded by the coding sequence ATGCCAACAAAGGAAATGCTGCTGGAAAAAATCAGCCGGAAGCCCACTCCCACGAACTTTACAGTACGAGAGCTCGACACATTGATGAAAAAATGCGGCTGTGAAAAATTTCAGGGCGGCAGAGGCTCCGGCATCGGTTATTTTCACACAGCAACCAAACGCATCCTGCAATTTGACGGCCCGCACCCCGGAAAGGAGCTTTACCGTTACCAAATCAGGAAAGTCATCCAATTTTTGAAAGATCACAATGAACTCTAA